A region of the Scatophagus argus isolate fScaArg1 chromosome 19, fScaArg1.pri, whole genome shotgun sequence genome:
caaacagacttttcttttaatgcacaaaaataagGACTAAAACTCAATAACCCCATAAAACCttataaaagcacaaaaatgaggcattttaaaaagattgcacccccccacacacacacacacaaatttcttggaaacataaaaaaaaacaaaaaaaacattcaaattcacataaaatttaaaaaataaataaataaataaatgaatcacaCTCTTAGAATAGTGGAATAACATTAGATGAAACATACTGACAACAAGAcatatttttgtagtttttttccCTGTTGCTATGCCTTATAATAAACCttgataaatgataaaatacacTGATAAATCACCACTGTTCTCATGTGGATTTGGCAGATCAACATATTCTGCAtgagctggagaggaggaagatcCTGGTATACACGCCATCCCGCTGTGTAAACGGTAAGAGGGTGGTGTGCTACGATGACCGGTACATCGTCAAGCTGGCCTTTGACTCCGATGGCATCATCGTGTCCAACGACAACTACCGtgacctgcagacagagagtCCCCAGTGGAAAAAGTTCATAGAGGAGAGGCTGCTGATGTACACCTTCGCTAATGACAAGTAAGACTCATGGTAGCTTTAGGTCATCATACACAGACAACATGCAGGAGCCTCAACATCTCAACTGCTGGATCTTAACTGTGCTTGTGTTCTGGTGCAGGTTCATGCCCCCGGATGATCCTCTGGGTAGAAATGGCCCCCCCATTGATGATTTTCTTCGCAAAAAGCCATGGACCCCAGACAACAAGCTGCAACACTGTCCTTACGGTtggtttacatttctgtttcacCCAGCAACAACAGAACTGCTCAGGTTACACTTCCTTGTACTCCCCTGGGGgattaaaacagcagcaacaacaaaacaagccagCTGAAGGAAAATGAAGTGTGTAGTCAACAAGTGGGTCTGTGACAAGTCTGTTTGATAGTCTCTACTGCTTATTTATATTACAAAGTAGCAAGAAACACCTTAGAACCGTTATGTTTAATGGCCAGATGTAttgataaaaatacacacacaaccatatGCATACTGGTATTTATAGGCAATGAAACATTGTGGCATTGATGTGAAGCGACCACAAACAATATAGTAAGCGGATGGAACTTCTTGGTCTGAAAAATGGAGCCAATGCAGAAGTGACTTAAACCTAAATTCTTTTTAATGACCACAAGCGAGCAACTCCGCTGGTTTTAAGGAaaagcttatgagaaaatgaccctCCTATTACCTCAGTAATCAGCTTTCTAACGCATTTACCGTTTCAGTCACTAGTTTCAAGTCTTAATGAATCCAGCATGACGTTccttttgtaaattatggttccatttagagtaaaacagacaataaaacaggaTATACTCTAGGGTGTGTCTACCATGTGATTGACAAGTCGCTACCAAACAAGTAACAAATCGGGTTCTTAGTCAGATCCAATCAAAGGTAGTAGTCCAGAAAACCAGTGGGTGATGTCACCATGCCTCTGCCCCTTATTCTTATTTATTACAGTATATGGAAGCAACTAAAATCAGGCCAAACAGGCAAATGCTTATAGTTTAGATTCAGTCCAGGTTCCATCCATAATTTCGGACGTAGACAGACAACTGTGAACcagaaaattaaagtaaatgctATTTGACACCAGTGCAACTTGTAAGAAGGAGAGCGTTGAATGTCACCACAGCTTTGACTATAGCCACCTGGTACCTCTATCAGATATGACAGACATGTTAGAGTACACTGCACAAGTTTAGGAATAGCTTCACTACAACcctcagcttcagcagcagccactcATCATAatgtcaaatcaaaatgtcatcattttcataTGTATGTTTGGAATGTAAACCAGAAAATATTGAATTTATTGATATGAAAAGTCAGCCATTAGGATACAAGGTGTGGGAAAAGGTACTACATTGTGAGCCAATACATCTAGaagatgttgagatgtttcactgGATATGTGAAAACTTTGATGTATGTTTATGGCTGAGGAGCCCATAAATAACATcggctttctttctttctttcaggaAAGAAGTGTACCTATGGAGTCAAGTGCAAGTTTTACCACCCAGAACGGaacaaccaatcacagctctcGGTGGCCGATGAACTGAGGGCGCTGAGTGACAGAGCCAAGAACTTCTCACCCAAACCGAGCATGCAGGACACATACTACTGTCCTGCTGGGTATCAGCCAGAGCACAGATACACTTCATCCACCCCCCCGCCTCTCAGCATAGACGATCAGTCCCACAGGGCTTCACCCATTGAGCACTTCATCTATCAGAGAGAAACCAGCAGCCCAAGGAGCCAATCTAACACAAGTCTCCACCACTGCCCCAGCCTGGATGTGGACGAGGCCTTCAGCTCCATGGAGAGCTCCTTGTCTAGGCTCTACATCCAAGATCTGCCCTGCAACACAGAGTTCCCTTCTCACAGCTACAGTAGCGGGGTGGCTAGCTACAGCCTGAGCCATGACGACTACTCCCTGTCAGGGTCATTCGGTGGGAACCACCAGAGGCCATGCATGGGCAGAGGAGGTTACTTCCCTCATCAAAACAGTCCAGTGACTTGTGAACACATGTGCAGCCAGTGCAGGTGTGGTCAGAGGCAGACCATGATGCCCCCCCACCACTATACAGCATGGAGTTCCTGTCCAGCTCTGCCTCCACATAATGGGGAGTATCCTGGCCAGTTTCCAGAAAAGTACTTCAAACAGCCTCATCGCATACAGAGCCAAAGCTTACCAAGAGACCCATGGGCACAGGTCTGCCTTTCTAATGGCGGGAACAGGGGCCCATCCAGCGAACACAAGAATGCCCTCAGGAGCCAGCTGAGCACCCTCTTCCCTAAGAGCATGGTGGAGCAAGTAATGAATGCTTACCCACACATCTCAGAAATGTCCGAACTGATCCCACTCATCCAGAGCCACAGAACCAACCACATTTCCTTCTAGATTAGAAAGACTCTTTTCTTCTTACTCAAATTGAGCCCACATTGAAGTTCTCAtctaaatgaaaatggaaacaaaaagaaaatgtatatttttcttgTAATGACTGTGGGAAAACTATCACTTTTACTTGAACATATTCCAGGTGTACCTTGTATTTTAAGCATTAAGAAATGATTCAATCTGAGAAAATCTTAAAAGTGTAGCAGACTTAAGATTATGTGAATTTAAAAGTGCAATGCACTATGCGCCATACATGCTACTTATTGTAGCACTGACAAACATTAAATCAAAGCagcatgtgttgttttctcatgttgCCTCAAAGTGAGGAACTCTATTACCCTATTCTGGACTTCTGTAAAGAATGtcactgagctgtttttgatATGAATTTTAGTGGcttgtgaaataaaagcacaaaatttaTTCTGGATTTTTGTCTATGATGAACATATGAAACCATCATTGTAGGTGGGTAAGGTAAATCTTGAAGATATTTTATCATGGACTGCTGCTACACTGCTCTCTGGTGGTGTTGTCAAAGACACAGCAGGTATTTTTCATCAGTTATCAAGGCCaagggtggcacggtggtgcagtggttagcactgtcgcctcatagcaagagggttccaggtttgaatcctggtctgggcccgggatgtggagtttgcatgttctccctgtgcctgcagggagaacatgcaaactctgcatgggttttctccaggtactccggcttcctcccacaataccaaaaacatgcacatcagattaattggctactctacattgcccctagggGTGTGTGTATGGTTGCCCCTAGGGGtgtgtgtatggttgtctgtcttgtcagccctgcaattgactggtgaccagtccaaaGTGTAATCCACCTCTTACCTGCTGAGAGGTTTGAGCACTTTTCAGTAATACGCTGGTCATAATAGTGTTAGGCTGTTGTCGGAAGTCACTTGTATTGCTTTTGAAATCAACTTATAACTCATAAGAGCAAGAATATGTTCTATGTTCTTTCAGGTGTCACAAAGTCTAGCTTTACATCAGTAGGGCAGCCCACTCCTTCAGTACTCTAGTTAAAGCTTTCAGGTGTTACTGTAATGCCCAGGTTGATGCCTCCCATCACTCAACTACCAGACACAAATGGTTATCAGTGCAAAACCTCCAGCAGGTCAGCAGCAGTATGACACCATGTGACAGGTTCTTGGTTTCACATTCAGcagatatttttcataaaaGACATGTTGCCTTGCCATAACAGGAAAAGTACAGGTGTAATTAATAATGAAACTATTCTAAGTGTCCCAGTGAGCCAGTACTCACAATACCAGAGTTCTGCAGTGGAATGTACCCGTATGTACGAATGTACCGTTTTAATTATTAGTTCCAGCTGCAGTTTTCCTGCTATGACGtagcaaaaatgtttgtgtgaaagttCAGCCTAACCAGACTTTCCAAAGGAAACGTGAAGCTGGAGGAACTGGTCTATGCTGAAACCTCTGTTGGTCTCTTCTGCCACCTAGTGgtttaaaacacagaagacaaaccaaacaaatcagaatagatttttttttattatttttacaaataacTTATCTGTTACAAAGACAGTTTTCCCAGCTAAAATCCAAAAAAACACTTTAGATatccaaattattttttttccatttaataaaacatgaataaactgCCTCTTCACACCAAGGTGCAGGTAAAGCTGAAAATTGGTTTTGTTGGGttggagaaaggaaaaaaaaagtatggtGCAAGTGCTTCAGAGACAATAATTCATCTTCTACTTTTAAATGGGTTTAAACAATTCTAGgaatttggtttaaaaaaaatggcactCAGATGTGACAGGATAGATTATCAATACAAATTCAATAGTTCTAAAGGCACTGATGCAAGGCAACATTtcacaaatgtggaaaaaaacaaagttaactACTCCACAGTTAAGGTAAGTTAATGACAATAAGTAAACTTTAGAAACACCCTCATAAATAGAAGCTTAGGAGGATGAAATGAGCCAAATACAAAATAAGAGTATACAAAGTGGACAGTCATGTTGTGCTTACATTTTGCCTTGTCTGCTTCCAAGATGTTATGGGACCCATATGAATATTTCTacatcacagaaacaaacatattCACTTTGATACCTCACAAAAACCCAATTCAGGTGCAGAGCAACATGGAAAAGCCAATCAGCTGTTCCAGGATCTGCAGTAACCTCCTGATTG
Encoded here:
- the LOC124050744 gene encoding probable ribonuclease ZC3H12D — translated: MDHQQQHAKVERFLKLGYSHSDILRVLESLHHDAQTNDILEELIKTCHTRTYINKSVPNSPKLVARGCSPNPGQPKPASDREPVAAFRPVVIDGSNVAMSHGDKKVFSCQGIQLAVNWFWDKGLRDITVFIPLWRKEQPRPEALITDQHILHELERRKILVYTPSRCVNGKRVVCYDDRYIVKLAFDSDGIIVSNDNYRDLQTESPQWKKFIEERLLMYTFANDKFMPPDDPLGRNGPPIDDFLRKKPWTPDNKLQHCPYGKKCTYGVKCKFYHPERNNQSQLSVADELRALSDRAKNFSPKPSMQDTYYCPAGYQPEHRYTSSTPPPLSIDDQSHRASPIEHFIYQRETSSPRSQSNTSLHHCPSLDVDEAFSSMESSLSRLYIQDLPCNTEFPSHSYSSGVASYSLSHDDYSLSGSFGGNHQRPCMGRGGYFPHQNSPVTCEHMCSQCRCGQRQTMMPPHHYTAWSSCPALPPHNGEYPGQFPEKYFKQPHRIQSQSLPRDPWAQVCLSNGGNRGPSSEHKNALRSQLSTLFPKSMVEQVMNAYPHISEMSELIPLIQSHRTNHISF